Proteins encoded in a region of the Petroclostridium xylanilyticum genome:
- the dnaN gene encoding DNA polymerase III subunit beta, with product MKILCDKNILLDGINIVQKAVSPKSALPILEGILLEASENLKLTGNDLELGIECNVEATVERTGSVVLNSKIFGDIVRKLPNDIVHIEVQENNSTYIKCGNSEFTIMGISSAEFPELPKVQKENALVVTQECLRSMIRQTIFAVGTNENKLILTGSCLEVNNNELNMVSVDGYRLALRKETIDTKDSKLSIVIPGKTLNELSKIIREGEEDINIYITTKHVLFEFDNCRIISRLLEGEFLNYKQIIPKEYQLRVKASVKPLIDSIERAALIITSDNQKYPVKLNIKMDKIIISCMTQTGTVQDSVPVETFGDDLEIGFNHKYLLDALKACECDEIYMEFNTSLSPCIIKPIEGEQFIYLVLPVRLRSE from the coding sequence ATGAAAATACTTTGCGACAAAAATATTTTATTGGACGGAATAAATATTGTGCAAAAAGCTGTTTCGCCAAAGTCAGCTTTACCAATTTTAGAAGGGATTTTGTTAGAAGCTTCAGAAAATTTAAAATTAACCGGAAATGATCTGGAGCTTGGTATTGAATGCAATGTCGAAGCAACGGTCGAACGGACTGGATCAGTTGTACTTAATTCAAAAATATTTGGAGATATAGTAAGAAAATTGCCTAATGATATCGTTCATATAGAAGTACAAGAGAATAATAGCACATATATAAAATGTGGAAATTCTGAATTTACTATTATGGGGATATCTTCAGCAGAATTTCCAGAACTACCTAAAGTTCAAAAAGAAAATGCCTTGGTTGTTACCCAAGAGTGCTTGAGAAGTATGATTCGACAAACAATATTTGCAGTAGGTACTAATGAAAATAAACTCATTCTTACAGGTTCTTGTTTAGAAGTTAACAATAATGAGTTAAATATGGTTTCTGTAGACGGATATAGACTTGCATTAAGAAAAGAAACTATAGACACAAAAGATAGTAAATTATCTATTGTTATTCCTGGAAAGACGTTAAATGAATTATCAAAAATAATACGAGAAGGTGAAGAAGATATAAATATATATATTACTACAAAACATGTACTCTTTGAATTTGATAATTGTCGTATCATATCCAGGTTATTAGAAGGCGAATTTTTAAATTATAAACAGATTATACCTAAAGAATACCAATTAAGGGTTAAAGCATCGGTAAAACCCCTTATAGATAGCATTGAACGCGCAGCTCTTATCATAACTTCAGATAATCAGAAATACCCTGTAAAATTAAATATAAAAATGGATAAGATCATTATAAGCTGTATGACACAAACTGGGACAGTTCAGGATTCGGTTCCTGTAGAAACTTTTGGTGATGATCTAGAGATAGGCTTTAACCACAAATATCTTTTGGATGCTTTAAAAGCATGTGAGTGTGATGAAATCTATATGGAATTTAACACCAGCTTAAGCCCATGTATTATAAAACCTATTGAAGGAGAGCAATTTATTTATTTAGTATTGCCTGTAAGATTGAGAAGTGAATAA
- a CDS encoding RNA-binding S4 domain-containing protein yields MDKIKIDTEYIKLDQLLKWAGIAESGADAKQLIINGLVKVNGQVVEQRGKKIFPNDHITVKLENNIEFIVE; encoded by the coding sequence ATGGACAAAATTAAGATTGATACTGAATATATTAAGCTGGACCAATTACTTAAATGGGCTGGTATAGCGGAATCGGGGGCAGATGCAAAGCAGCTTATAATAAATGGACTAGTAAAAGTAAACGGACAAGTTGTAGAGCAAAGAGGTAAAAAAATATTTCCAAACGATCATATTACAGTTAAACTGGAAAATAATATTGAATTTATCGTAGAATAG
- the recF gene encoding DNA replication/repair protein RecF (All proteins in this family for which functions are known are DNA-binding proteins that assist the filamentation of RecA onto DNA for the initiation of recombination or recombinational repair.), whose amino-acid sequence MHVSNIKLSNYRNYNYADIDFGKGINVIYGNNAQGKTNILESIYLFATGKSHRTNRDKELIRFGYDYANIKMSFLSKDECKTGEMVLSQNQKKRIKINEIPINRIGELMGFFNAVMFSPEDLNLIKEGPSLRRRFLDVCISQMRPAYFYNLQQYMKVLEQRNNLLKTISKKSSLQDTLSVWDEKLMEYGAKIILYRALFIKKIQEIAKSIHFNITQGAEQLDVQYLPNVEIGETNQLAEIKKLFEKILNANKRKEVDTGITLTGPHRDDVDFIVNNISVKNFGSQGQQRTAVLSLKMAEMEFMKEDLGEYPVLLLDDIMSELDHQRQEYILRSMENKQVMITCTDIDRFIMDRDISFFKIEKGTVLKGGH is encoded by the coding sequence ATGCATGTCAGTAATATAAAATTAAGCAATTATAGAAATTATAACTATGCTGATATAGATTTCGGAAAAGGCATTAACGTTATCTACGGTAATAATGCACAAGGTAAAACCAACATTCTTGAATCAATATATTTGTTTGCTACCGGTAAATCGCATCGTACAAATAGGGACAAAGAATTGATAAGATTTGGATATGATTATGCTAATATTAAGATGAGTTTTTTAAGTAAAGATGAATGTAAAACTGGGGAAATGGTTTTATCCCAAAATCAAAAAAAAAGAATAAAAATAAATGAAATACCCATTAATAGAATAGGCGAATTAATGGGATTTTTCAATGCCGTTATGTTTTCACCAGAGGATCTAAATTTGATAAAGGAAGGACCTTCACTGCGCAGGAGATTTTTAGATGTATGCATTAGTCAGATGCGTCCTGCTTATTTTTATAACTTACAGCAGTATATGAAAGTTTTAGAACAAAGGAATAATCTTTTAAAAACAATTAGTAAAAAAAGTTCGCTTCAAGACACCTTATCTGTCTGGGATGAAAAATTGATGGAGTACGGTGCCAAAATCATACTATATAGAGCATTATTTATAAAAAAAATACAAGAAATTGCAAAGTCCATCCATTTTAATATTACACAGGGTGCAGAACAACTGGATGTTCAATATTTACCTAATGTTGAAATTGGAGAAACAAATCAATTGGCAGAAATTAAAAAGCTTTTTGAAAAAATTTTGAACGCTAATAAGAGAAAAGAAGTTGATACTGGAATTACTTTAACTGGCCCTCATAGAGATGATGTCGATTTTATAGTAAATAATATATCTGTAAAAAATTTTGGTTCCCAAGGACAACAGCGGACGGCAGTTCTTTCTTTAAAAATGGCGGAGATGGAATTTATGAAAGAAGATTTAGGGGAATATCCTGTACTTTTACTAGATGATATAATGTCTGAGTTAGACCATCAAAGGCAGGAGTATATTTTAAGAAGTATGGAAAATAAACAGGTAATGATTACTTGTACAGATATTGATAGATTTATTATGGATAGGGATATCTCATTTTTTAAGATTGAAAAAGGTACTGTTTTGAAAGGAGGACATTAG
- the remB gene encoding extracellular matrix regulator RemB encodes MFLHLGGDVVVSLKNVIAIMDLETTTISKITKEFLTIAEEEGFIENISEDLPKSFIITEVDKKSKIYLSPISSITLYKRAGYIDDIANV; translated from the coding sequence ATGTTTTTGCATCTGGGTGGGGATGTAGTAGTTAGTTTAAAAAATGTTATTGCTATAATGGACCTTGAAACTACTACTATTTCAAAAATAACTAAAGAATTTTTGACTATTGCTGAAGAAGAAGGGTTTATAGAAAATATTTCAGAAGATCTGCCAAAATCCTTTATTATTACCGAAGTAGATAAGAAGAGTAAAATATACCTTTCACCAATTTCATCTATAACTCTTTATAAGAGAGCCGGATATATTGATGATATAGCAAACGTTTAA